A section of the Etheostoma cragini isolate CJK2018 chromosome 12, CSU_Ecrag_1.0, whole genome shotgun sequence genome encodes:
- the pdca gene encoding phosducin a has protein sequence MSGSTQEKELPANHTGPKGVINDWRRFKLDSVDQTVPESKRELLRQMSSPGEDDKERFHRKMSVQEYEMIHEEDEHCLKRYRKQCMQEMHERLSFGPTFQEVYELESGEAFLEVIEKEHRLTQVVVHIYQHGVKGCEQLNSCLDCLASEYPSIKFCRIDAVGTGAAERFTPEVLPALLVYKAGELLGNFLAVTKHFKEDFFATDVEGFLNEYGLLPEKELTACADHEDEGEDVE, from the exons ATGTCTGGCTCTACCCAGGAAAAAGAGTTGCCTGCCAATCACACAG GTCCAAAAGGTGTAATTAATGACTGGCGAAGGTTTAAGTTGGACAGTGTGGATCAGACTGTCCCTGAAAGCAAGAGAGAGTTGCTCAGACAAATGTCCAGTCCAGGAGAGGACGACAAGGAGAGATTCCACAGAAAG ATGAGTGTTCAGGAGTATGAAATGATCCACGAAGAGGATGAGCATTGCCTGAAACGCTACAGAAAACAGTGTATGCAGGAAATGCACGAGCGCCTGAGCTTTGGTCCAACATTTCAAGAAGTCTACGAGCTTGAGAGTGGAGAAGCCTTCCTGGAAGTCATAGAGAAAGAACATCGATTGACCCAAGTGGTGGTCCACATCTACCAGCACGGTGTCAAAG GCTGTGAGCAGTTGAACTCATGTCTGGACTGTCTGGCTTCGGAGTACCCCAGCATTAAATTTTGTCGTATTGATGCTGTGGGGACAGGTGCTGCTGAGCGCTTCACCCCTGAG GTTCTTCCGGCCCTGTTGGTGTACAAAGCTGGCGAGTTACTTGGTAATTTCCTGGCTGTTACCAAACACTTCAAGGAAGACTTCTTTGCAACAGATGTAGAGGGGTTTCTCAATGAATATGGCCTGTTACCGGAGAAGGAGTTGACAGCATGTGCTGATCATGAGGACGAGGGAGAGGATGTGGAATAA